One segment of Thermodesulfovibrio sp. 3907-1M DNA contains the following:
- the pyk gene encoding pyruvate kinase encodes MRKAKIVCTIGPSSEHRKRIHQMIKNGMDVARLNFSHGNYEWFESVVKTIREEAKKLKKAVAILGDLQGIKIRISDVENNEVLLREGETVEIYPGSEFSNNKRIFISYPLLLEDVKPGEDVLIDDGILKIKIIEKLKDKLIGRVIEGGVLKSRKGVNLPFTRTSIGSFTEKDKSDLAFAIKLDVDYVALSFVRTAHDIELIKKWAKQQNITLPPLIAKIEKREALENIHEILDITEGIMVARGDLGVELPPEEVPFYQKMLIDIANQRKKIVITATQMLESMTEHSRPTRAEASDVANAVLDGTDALMLSAETATGRYPVESVKTMSSIISFTEKNLSDKIITAFKVSKYFPEAIASGAVKVAQDIEAKAIVVFTHSGFTALLISKLRPSMPVIAFTPDEKVWRRLSLLWSIIPKHITQKIDMIDNLFLKKTETELKKLNIVKNGEAVVFVASSPFLGNRNVVRLHKVGDPL; translated from the coding sequence ATGAGAAAAGCCAAAATTGTCTGCACAATAGGACCTTCTTCTGAACATAGAAAAAGGATACATCAGATGATAAAAAATGGAATGGATGTGGCAAGGCTTAATTTTTCCCATGGAAACTATGAATGGTTTGAAAGTGTTGTAAAGACAATTCGCGAAGAAGCAAAAAAATTAAAAAAAGCAGTAGCAATTCTCGGAGACCTTCAGGGAATTAAAATCAGAATAAGTGATGTTGAAAATAATGAAGTTCTGCTTCGGGAGGGAGAAACAGTAGAAATTTATCCTGGCAGTGAATTTTCAAATAATAAAAGAATTTTCATTTCCTATCCTCTTCTACTTGAAGATGTTAAACCTGGCGAGGATGTTTTAATAGATGATGGAATACTAAAAATCAAGATAATTGAAAAACTAAAAGATAAATTGATTGGTAGAGTTATTGAAGGAGGAGTTCTAAAGTCAAGAAAGGGAGTAAATCTTCCATTTACAAGAACTTCTATAGGTTCATTTACTGAAAAGGATAAATCTGATCTTGCCTTTGCAATCAAACTTGATGTTGACTACGTTGCTTTATCCTTTGTAAGGACTGCCCATGACATTGAATTAATTAAAAAATGGGCAAAGCAGCAAAATATTACGCTGCCACCATTGATTGCCAAAATAGAAAAAAGAGAAGCACTTGAAAACATTCATGAAATTCTTGATATTACAGAGGGAATTATGGTTGCAAGAGGAGACCTTGGTGTTGAATTGCCTCCAGAAGAAGTTCCCTTTTATCAAAAAATGCTTATAGATATTGCAAATCAGAGAAAAAAAATTGTTATAACAGCAACCCAGATGCTGGAATCAATGACAGAACATTCAAGACCAACAAGAGCAGAAGCAAGTGATGTAGCAAATGCTGTGCTTGATGGAACAGATGCCCTGATGCTGTCTGCAGAAACAGCTACTGGAAGATATCCTGTTGAGTCAGTTAAGACAATGAGTTCCATTATAAGTTTTACTGAAAAAAATCTATCAGATAAAATTATAACAGCCTTTAAGGTAAGTAAATATTTCCCTGAAGCGATTGCTTCAGGTGCAGTTAAAGTAGCTCAGGACATAGAAGCAAAAGCTATTGTTGTTTTCACACACTCAGGATTTACAGCATTGCTTATATCTAAACTTAGACCTTCAATGCCTGTGATAGCTTTTACCCCGGATGAAAAAGTATGGAGAAGACTTTCTCTTCTGTGGAGCATTATTCCCAAACACATAACTCAAAAAATTGATATGATAGATAATCTATTTTTGAAAAAAACCGAAACAGAATTAAAAAAGTTGAATATTGTCAAAAATGGTGAGGCAG
- the nadB gene encoding L-aspartate oxidase: protein MSEKIYTDYLIIGSGVAGLRAAIELGSHGNVIVATKDLPTESSTEYAQGGVAVALSDEDEIGIHFEDTIKAGDGLCNEEAVKILVSEGPQRIIELINWGAEFDKEGSKLAFTLEAAHSRKRILHAHGDSTGREIERVLINKVSTLERVTKASFTMAVDLIVEEGRCYGALLLRGDKIIKCFSKATVLATGGAGQVYARTTNPKVCTGDGMAMAFRAGAYLKDMEFVQFHPTALYAQGIPAFLLSEAMRGEGARLRNIYGEEFMKNYHPLGELAPRDVVSRSIISEMVRTQATHVYLDMTHLNEDFIKKRFPYIYSTCLRFNFDITKHWIPVSPAAHFIMGGVETDIWGRTNIEGLFAAGEVACTGVHGANRLASNSLLEGLVYGYRAARGAIQYVEGSQDKSSFINFEPHIEGLNRAEINKMREQLRQTMWEKVGVIRCGESLSTAKVKIIPFYEELAGRFFIDPYAIELKNMVMVGLIITEAALERKNSVGAHYRTDYKEKLQGWQNHLRIRKKNTTVEVF from the coding sequence ATGTCTGAAAAAATTTATACTGACTATCTCATCATTGGAAGCGGTGTGGCAGGACTTAGAGCAGCAATTGAACTTGGCAGTCATGGAAATGTTATTGTGGCAACAAAGGATTTACCCACTGAGAGCTCCACTGAGTATGCTCAGGGTGGTGTAGCTGTTGCATTAAGCGATGAAGATGAGATAGGAATTCATTTTGAAGATACAATCAAAGCTGGCGATGGATTATGCAATGAAGAAGCGGTTAAAATCCTTGTAAGTGAAGGACCTCAGAGAATTATAGAACTTATTAACTGGGGAGCTGAGTTTGACAAAGAAGGCTCTAAGCTTGCTTTTACCTTAGAAGCAGCTCATTCAAGAAAAAGAATTCTTCATGCTCATGGAGACTCAACAGGAAGAGAAATAGAGAGAGTTCTGATAAACAAAGTTTCAACCTTAGAAAGAGTTACTAAAGCCTCATTTACAATGGCTGTTGATCTTATCGTTGAAGAAGGCAGATGTTATGGAGCACTCCTTTTAAGGGGAGACAAAATTATAAAATGTTTTTCTAAGGCAACTGTGCTTGCCACAGGTGGTGCAGGACAGGTTTACGCAAGAACAACCAATCCAAAAGTTTGCACTGGAGACGGAATGGCAATGGCGTTTCGGGCAGGTGCTTATTTAAAAGATATGGAATTTGTCCAGTTTCATCCAACAGCACTTTATGCTCAGGGTATTCCTGCCTTTCTTTTAAGTGAGGCTATGCGGGGAGAAGGCGCTCGTTTGAGAAATATTTACGGAGAAGAATTTATGAAAAATTATCATCCACTTGGAGAGCTTGCACCAAGAGATGTTGTTTCAAGGTCTATAATATCTGAAATGGTAAGGACTCAGGCAACACATGTATATCTTGATATGACCCATCTTAATGAGGATTTTATTAAAAAAAGATTCCCCTACATATACTCAACATGTTTGAGATTCAATTTTGACATAACAAAACATTGGATTCCTGTCTCTCCAGCAGCCCACTTTATAATGGGAGGAGTTGAGACAGATATCTGGGGCAGAACAAATATTGAAGGATTATTTGCAGCAGGCGAAGTAGCATGCACAGGAGTTCACGGAGCTAATAGGCTTGCAAGCAATAGCCTTCTTGAAGGACTTGTTTATGGTTATCGTGCTGCACGGGGAGCAATACAATACGTTGAGGGTTCACAGGATAAATCCAGCTTCATTAATTTTGAGCCTCATATAGAGGGACTAAATAGGGCAGAAATAAACAAAATGAGAGAACAACTGAGACAAACAATGTGGGAAAAGGTAGGTGTAATAAGATGTGGAGAATCCCTCAGTACAGCAAAAGTTAAAATTATTCCATTTTATGAAGAACTTGCTGGAAGATTTTTTATTGATCCCTATGCTATAGAGCTTAAAAATATGGTAATGGTTGGCTTAATAATTACAGAGGCAGCTTTAGAGAGAAAAAACAGTGTTGGTGCCCATTACAGAACCGATTATAAAGAAAAGCTTCAGGGATGGCAAAACCATCTGAGAATTAGAAAAAAAAATACAACAGTTGAGGTGTTTTAA
- the pilB gene encoding type IV-A pilus assembly ATPase PilB, translating into MGIVGITSLGEYLVKKGTITEEQLLHALKVQKAEKSKIGEILTRLGYASEDQIFSALSEIYGYPLIHLTVQSIDKSVFKLVSEEFIKKYKFIPFSKTENTIKVATSEVANLNFIKSILTGFNLQVYLIKNSELTELIYSLIKTNTEEKAFVNLVESAAATAEDETEIKEETVQPEAPIIKLADKILLDALKMRASDIHIEPYEKGVFVRYRIDGVLHNVLNLPSQIKGPLTTRFKIMAHLDISEKRLPQDGRIKLKISGKEVDFRVSTLPVIHGEKVVLRILEKGSLQLDLTRLGFEKKSLDFFLEALSKPYGMILVTGPTGSGKTTTLYSALLKLNKPEVNIMTVEDPVEYSFPGINQVQVKEEVGLTFASALRAFLRQDPDIIMVGEIRDFETAEIAVKAALTGHLVLSTLHTNDAASTITRLINMGIEPFLISSSVILIVAQRLVRKLCPHCKKEEKHSKEYLLKAGLPEDKIEQIKVYGPQGCTNCSKTGYSGRVALYEVMPIKDEIKELILTGASASEIKKEAVKLGMITLRQSGIYKVMQGITSIEEVLRITFED; encoded by the coding sequence ATGGGAATTGTTGGTATAACTTCCTTAGGAGAATATCTGGTTAAGAAAGGAACTATCACGGAGGAACAGCTTCTTCATGCATTAAAAGTTCAAAAAGCAGAAAAAAGTAAGATTGGCGAAATTCTTACTCGCTTAGGATATGCCTCTGAAGACCAGATTTTCTCTGCACTAAGTGAAATATATGGCTATCCTCTGATTCATCTTACTGTTCAATCAATAGACAAAAGCGTTTTTAAGTTAGTTTCAGAGGAGTTCATAAAAAAGTATAAATTTATTCCCTTCAGCAAAACAGAAAACACTATAAAAGTAGCAACTTCTGAAGTAGCAAATTTAAATTTTATAAAATCCATCCTAACTGGATTTAATCTACAAGTTTATCTTATAAAAAACTCTGAATTAACAGAACTCATATACAGTTTAATTAAAACCAACACTGAGGAGAAAGCTTTTGTGAATTTAGTAGAAAGTGCTGCTGCAACTGCTGAAGATGAAACAGAGATAAAAGAGGAAACTGTACAGCCAGAAGCTCCCATTATAAAACTTGCTGATAAAATCCTTCTGGATGCTTTAAAAATGAGAGCATCTGACATTCATATTGAACCCTATGAAAAAGGAGTCTTCGTAAGATACAGGATAGATGGTGTTCTTCATAATGTCTTAAATCTTCCATCTCAAATAAAGGGACCACTAACAACAAGATTTAAAATAATGGCTCATCTTGACATCTCTGAAAAAAGACTTCCACAGGATGGAAGAATCAAGTTAAAAATTTCAGGTAAAGAAGTTGACTTCAGAGTATCAACTCTTCCAGTTATTCATGGAGAAAAGGTTGTCTTAAGAATACTTGAAAAAGGTTCTCTTCAGCTTGACCTTACACGCCTTGGATTTGAAAAAAAATCCTTAGATTTTTTCCTTGAAGCTTTGAGCAAACCCTATGGAATGATTCTTGTCACAGGACCTACAGGTTCGGGGAAAACAACAACCCTTTACTCAGCATTGTTGAAACTTAACAAGCCTGAGGTTAACATAATGACCGTTGAAGACCCTGTAGAGTATAGTTTCCCGGGAATAAATCAGGTTCAGGTAAAAGAGGAAGTCGGGCTTACCTTTGCATCCGCGCTTAGAGCATTCCTGAGGCAGGACCCTGACATCATAATGGTGGGTGAGATAAGAGATTTTGAAACTGCAGAGATCGCAGTAAAAGCAGCTCTTACAGGGCATCTTGTTCTTAGCACACTTCATACAAACGATGCTGCAAGCACAATAACAAGACTTATAAATATGGGAATAGAGCCTTTTTTAATATCCTCTTCCGTAATTCTGATTGTAGCCCAGAGGCTTGTAAGAAAATTGTGTCCCCATTGTAAAAAAGAGGAAAAGCATTCAAAAGAATACCTTCTTAAAGCAGGATTGCCGGAGGACAAAATTGAGCAGATTAAAGTTTATGGGCCACAAGGTTGCACTAATTGTAGTAAAACAGGATACTCAGGAAGAGTTGCTTTATATGAAGTTATGCCCATTAAAGATGAAATAAAAGAGCTTATTTTAACAGGTGCTTCAGCATCAGAAATAAAAAAAGAAGCAGTAAAACTCGGAATGATAACATTAAGACAGAGTGGAATATATAAAGTGATGCAGGGTATTACATCAATTGAAGAAGTGCTTAGAATAACCTTTGAGGATTAG
- a CDS encoding methylenetetrahydrofolate reductase → MSNLKKKLINGDFVITVEITPPKGTEISQMVNKLQELKLLVDAVNFTDNPSGKMRMCSLAACKISLDLGFEPVLQMTCRDRNRIGIQSDLLGAHALGIRNLLVMTGDHPVMGDHKEAKPVYDIDSSILLKLVNNLNNGFDLNGNKLNGKTEFFYGAVVNPNAEPLIPQLKRFEQKLKMGAEFFQTQMIFETALLEKFMEHAGKFNTKVIAGIVIIRSKKMLHYLNSKVPGVSVPGWLIDKIEGLKDEDVEKFGVELAGKLILNIMEQKLCHGIHIMAFSKVEEVKNLLNFIKIKL, encoded by the coding sequence TTGAGCAATCTCAAGAAAAAGTTAATAAATGGAGATTTTGTAATCACTGTAGAAATAACTCCACCTAAGGGAACTGAAATATCGCAAATGGTAAATAAATTGCAGGAGTTGAAGTTGCTGGTTGATGCTGTAAATTTTACTGACAATCCATCTGGTAAAATGAGAATGTGTTCTCTGGCTGCGTGTAAAATTTCTCTTGATTTAGGTTTTGAACCGGTGCTTCAGATGACATGCAGAGACCGAAACAGAATTGGCATTCAATCAGATCTTCTTGGTGCACATGCATTGGGGATCAGAAATCTTCTGGTAATGACAGGAGATCATCCTGTCATGGGAGATCATAAAGAAGCAAAACCTGTTTATGATATAGATTCTTCAATCCTTTTGAAATTGGTAAATAATCTTAACAATGGATTTGACCTGAATGGAAATAAACTAAATGGGAAAACAGAATTTTTTTATGGTGCTGTGGTAAATCCTAACGCGGAGCCTTTAATACCTCAGCTAAAAAGATTTGAGCAAAAACTTAAGATGGGTGCAGAATTCTTTCAAACACAGATGATATTTGAAACTGCACTGCTTGAGAAATTTATGGAACATGCAGGAAAATTCAATACAAAGGTAATTGCAGGTATAGTTATTATAAGAAGTAAAAAAATGTTACACTATCTTAACAGTAAAGTTCCGGGTGTCAGTGTGCCGGGCTGGTTAATAGATAAAATTGAGGGATTAAAGGATGAGGATGTTGAAAAATTCGGAGTTGAGCTTGCAGGAAAGTTAATACTAAATATAATGGAGCAAAAGCTCTGTCATGGAATTCATATAATGGCATTTTCAAAAGTGGAAGAAGTGAAAAATTTACTTAATTTTATTAAAATCAAACTATAA
- a CDS encoding methylenetetrahydrofolate reductase C-terminal domain-containing protein, producing MIITRKKDLKEIEEYIENFDKFFLIGCSECATLCGTGSEEAILNLKQWLENNNKKVTGWMIAKTGCQILGTKRELSQYRQDIEEAQCIMVLSCGAGTQSITELFEEKPVIPVNDTLFIGNMRRLREFEERCRACGECFLAITGVCVVTLCPKSMLNGPCGGYKDGKCEVNPLRKCAWIVAYEILKKRGLIEKFYENILGPKDWSKANSPRMFKEK from the coding sequence ATGATTATAACCAGAAAAAAGGACCTCAAAGAGATTGAAGAATACATTGAAAATTTTGATAAATTTTTTCTCATAGGATGCTCGGAATGTGCAACCCTGTGCGGGACAGGCAGTGAAGAGGCAATTTTAAATTTAAAACAGTGGCTTGAAAACAATAATAAAAAAGTAACTGGTTGGATGATTGCAAAAACAGGCTGTCAGATTCTGGGAACAAAAAGAGAACTTTCTCAATACAGACAGGATATTGAGGAAGCTCAATGCATAATGGTTTTATCCTGTGGTGCTGGAACTCAGAGTATTACAGAGCTTTTTGAAGAAAAACCTGTTATTCCAGTAAATGACACACTTTTTATTGGCAACATGCGAAGACTGAGAGAATTTGAGGAAAGATGCCGTGCGTGTGGTGAATGTTTTCTTGCTATTACAGGAGTTTGCGTTGTCACCCTCTGTCCAAAATCAATGCTCAATGGTCCCTGTGGAGGATATAAAGATGGTAAATGTGAGGTGAATCCTTTGAGAAAGTGCGCATGGATTGTTGCCTACGAAATTCTTAAAAAAAGAGGGCTCATAGAAAAATTCTATGAAAATATTTTAGGTCCAAAAGACTGGTCAAAGGCTAACTCACCAAGAATGTTTAAGGAGAAGTAA
- the folD gene encoding bifunctional methylenetetrahydrofolate dehydrogenase/methenyltetrahydrofolate cyclohydrolase FolD: MSAEIIDGKLLASKIKEELKKEVHNLKDQGIKPCLAVVLVGENKASQKYVSFKEKTCKELGIESLVYRLPENTDEANLIKIIDGLNDNPQVNGILVQLPLPKHLNQQKILEKINPSKDVDGFTPYCLGKLLMDTPLFIPCTPKGVLRMLDEYKINLEGKNAVVVGRSIIVGKPLSLLLLKRNSTVTVCHSKTKELREITKKADILCVAIGKEKFINASMVKEGAVVIDIGINVTADGKVAGDVAFNEVKEKASYITPVPGGVGPMTIAMLMENTIYATKLQRGLL; this comes from the coding sequence ATGAGTGCAGAGATTATTGATGGGAAACTGCTTGCCAGTAAGATTAAAGAGGAATTGAAAAAAGAAGTCCATAATCTGAAAGATCAAGGTATTAAGCCATGCCTTGCTGTTGTGCTGGTTGGTGAGAATAAAGCCAGTCAAAAGTATGTCTCTTTTAAAGAAAAAACATGCAAGGAATTGGGCATTGAAAGCCTGGTTTATAGACTTCCTGAAAATACTGATGAAGCAAACCTGATTAAAATAATTGATGGATTAAATGATAATCCTCAGGTAAATGGAATTCTGGTTCAGTTACCTCTTCCAAAACATCTAAATCAACAAAAAATTTTAGAAAAAATAAATCCCTCTAAAGATGTTGATGGCTTTACTCCGTACTGTCTTGGAAAACTTTTAATGGATACTCCTCTGTTCATTCCGTGCACACCAAAAGGAGTTTTAAGAATGCTTGATGAATATAAAATCAATTTAGAAGGTAAAAATGCTGTTGTTGTTGGAAGAAGTATTATAGTGGGTAAGCCTCTCTCTTTGCTTTTATTAAAAAGAAACTCCACAGTTACAGTCTGCCACAGTAAAACAAAAGAGCTTCGTGAGATAACAAAAAAAGCTGATATTTTATGCGTTGCCATAGGTAAAGAAAAGTTCATTAATGCTTCAATGGTAAAGGAAGGTGCCGTTGTAATTGACATTGGAATAAATGTGACAGCTGATGGAAAAGTGGCAGGAGATGTGGCTTTTAATGAGGTAAAAGAAAAAGCTTCTTACATAACTCCTGTTCCAGGAGGAGTGGGACCAATGACAATAGCAATGCTAATGGAAAATACAATCTATGCAACTAAGCTTCAACGAGGTTTACTATGA
- the folE gene encoding GTP cyclohydrolase I FolE: MFDREKIKKGVRLILEGIGENPEREGLIETPERIARMCEEIFKGLEPPEEELLKCIEGATHDEMVLLKDIPFYSVCEHHFLPFFGYAHIAYIPDGRIVGLSELPRALDYLAKKPQVQERLTKELADLIMEKLKPKGCMVVIEAEHLCMSMRGIKKPGAKTTTSAVRGIFRKNQTTRQEALELINKDK, from the coding sequence GTGTTTGACAGAGAAAAAATAAAAAAAGGCGTCCGACTTATTCTTGAGGGAATTGGTGAAAATCCTGAAAGAGAGGGACTTATTGAAACTCCTGAGCGCATTGCAAGGATGTGTGAAGAAATCTTTAAAGGGCTTGAACCTCCTGAGGAAGAATTGCTCAAATGCATTGAAGGAGCAACACACGATGAAATGGTTCTTTTAAAAGATATACCTTTTTACTCCGTTTGTGAACATCATTTTTTACCATTTTTTGGATATGCTCATATTGCCTATATTCCAGATGGCAGAATAGTTGGATTGAGTGAGCTTCCCCGGGCACTGGATTACTTAGCAAAAAAACCCCAGGTTCAGGAAAGACTGACCAAAGAACTGGCAGATTTGATAATGGAAAAATTAAAGCCAAAGGGATGCATGGTTGTTATTGAAGCAGAGCACCTTTGCATGAGCATGAGAGGAATAAAAAAACCTGGTGCAAAAACAACTACCTCTGCTGTTAGAGGTATTTTTAGAAAAAACCAGACAACAAGACAGGAAGCTCTGGAATTAATAAACAAGGATAAATAA
- a CDS encoding 5-formyltetrahydrofolate cyclo-ligase, protein MKKEVRKKMLELRNKIPQDLKTRKDEKIALKFIEFLKERHIKSVLLYASFGSEVDTWRIFEYCKKLSIKTAFPKVKEKILEIYWVKERSELTKGYKSILEPCNAQKAQLEDVEVIAVPGLAFDKNCFRIGYGGGFYDKLLCRKKGIAAGLAYEEQIIDKLPVELHDVKVDLIITDERVINCV, encoded by the coding sequence ATGAAAAAAGAAGTCAGGAAAAAAATGCTGGAGCTGAGAAACAAAATTCCGCAAGATTTAAAAACCAGAAAGGATGAAAAAATTGCTTTAAAATTCATTGAGTTTTTGAAAGAAAGACATATAAAATCTGTACTTCTTTATGCATCCTTTGGAAGTGAGGTTGACACATGGAGAATTTTTGAATACTGTAAAAAACTCTCAATAAAAACCGCTTTTCCTAAGGTAAAGGAAAAAATTTTAGAAATCTACTGGGTAAAGGAACGCTCTGAACTGACTAAGGGTTATAAATCAATTCTTGAGCCCTGTAATGCTCAAAAAGCTCAGCTTGAAGATGTTGAAGTTATTGCCGTGCCCGGGTTGGCTTTTGATAAAAACTGCTTCAGAATTGGATATGGCGGAGGATTTTATGATAAGCTTCTTTGTAGAAAAAAAGGTATAGCAGCAGGATTGGCATATGAAGAGCAAATCATAGATAAATTACCTGTAGAATTACACGATGTAAAAGTTGACTTAATAATAACTGATGAAAGGGTGATAAACTGTGTTTGA